The window CAGCGGGTGAGTCGTCTGGTGCTGGAGGACGCGACCGTACCCCGGCCCGGTGATCTGCATCGGCCGCCATTGCCGGTGCCCGCCGAGCCGACCCCCTACGACTTCGCCGTGGTCAACGCGATCCGGGCGCAGCTGACCGATCCGGACCCGGCCTGGTGGGACGACACGGACGCGGTGGCGACGCCGACGCTGATCGTGGACGGCGCCGGTAGTGACCAGCGGCAGGCGTTCCTCGCCGAGTCGGCGGCGCGGATGCCGGATGCGCGGGTGGTCACGATCGCGGCCGGTCACCACGTGCACCGGAACGCACCCGAGGAGTTCCTTGACGCGGTCGTACGGTTTCTACCGCGGCCCGGCGCAGCATCGCTCTGACCACGATCGGATGCACCAGGCGCACCAGGGCCAGGTAGATCCGGCCGCCGCGGGTGCGGGCCGCCGCATGGGTGGACAGGGTGACGGTGACCGCGTCGTCGCCCGCCTCGACCAGCACCGACGCACGGAAGTCGAGGTGCTCGGCGTCGGTGCCGAGCAGCACCTCGTGGTCGGTGCCGGTGATGGTGTCGAACGCGGTCCGGTCGCCGCGCTCGATGCCGAACGGCGCGACCAGCAGGTTGCGCAGCCGAAGCAGGGCGGTGACGGCGGCCGGCGGGTTACGGAAGATCGCGTCGGCCCAGGTCTGCGGGTCGGTGTCGGCGCCGGGACCGACCCGCGCGGCGTAGGCGTCGGCCAGGTCCGGCCGCGGGATCGCCTGAGCGATCAGACTCCCGGACGGTACGGCTGTCGCGTCGAGACGGACCGACATGAGGCGCACGGCCAGTCGCGCCCGCCACGGATAACGCACCGGTGCGGTGACCGTGCCGGTGACGGCGTGCTCGGCGTTGTCCAGCAGATGCTCCAGCACCGTGTCGTGGCAGGACCCGATCAGCGCGGCCCAGCTCAGCCGCATCCGTGCGGTGGCGGTGCCGACGAGCCGGTGCCGTAGCACACACGCGTGCTCGCCGTGGTCGACGACCTCGAAGGTGTGGGTGCCGGTCAGCCCGATCCGCGGGTCGAAGGTGAACTCGACCAGCCGCCCCGGCCGGTAGGCGCTGACGTGGTAGCCGACCGGGCCGTGCCCGCCGGTGGCGCCGACCGCGACCGGCCGGTCCAGGCGTATCGGCGGCCAGGTCGGTGCCGGCCACAGCGGGTCACCGGGCCGGCCGATCCGGTCGAGCAGGCTCCCGACGGCCGCGGCCGGGACCGGGAGCAGCCGCTCGTGGGTGTTGTCGAGGACGGTCATGACACCTCCATACGGTGGCGTATGTTTTCCGTACCGTACCGTATGGACATGGTTGAACGCCGCACCCGCAAGCCGACAGCGACCAGGCTCACGGTTGACGACTGGACCGCGGCCGCGCTGGAGGCGATGGCCCGCGGTGGTCTGGCCGCGGTCGCCGTGGAACCGCTGGCCGCCCGGCTCGGCGCCACCAAGGGCAGCTTCTACTGGCATTTCGCGAACCGCGACGCACTGATCGAGGCGGCCCTGCACCGCTGGGAAGCCGACCACACCGACGCGGTGATCGCGCTGGTCGAGGCCGAGACCGACCCGCTGAGCAGACTGCGGACCCTGATCGGCACGGTGATGGAGTCGACGGCGATCCCGGGTGCCGACGCGATCGAACTGGCCATGCTCGCGACCGCCGACCATCCGCACGTCGCGGCGGTGCTGACCCGCGTCACGCAGAAGCGGCTGGCGTACACCGCTCAGCTGTTCGAAGGTCTCGGCCTGGCCCCGCCGGAGGCCCGGCACCGGGCGCTGCTGGCGGTCAGCGCCTATCTGGGGCACGCGCAACTGGCCCACGCGACCCCGACCCTGGTGCCCGGCACCCCGCAGGAACGCCGAACGTATGTCGATCGGCTCATCGGGCTCGTCACCGGCCCCTGATCGGCTACCCTGCCGGGCGTGATCTACCTGCGGAATGCCGCGGCCATGTGGACCGCACTGTTCCCCTCGGCGCGTCTGGACGAACGGCTACTGCGGGTGGATCGACCCGGCACCACCCGGGTGATCCTGCGGCAGCCACCCACGTCGCTGACCGTCGCCGAGGTCGCCGGGATGGCGCTGCAGAGCCGCGTCGTCGTCGAAGACGTGTTCACCAGCCCCGACGCCGAACCGGTGTTCCCCAACTCGCGGGCGGTGTGCATGCCGGTGATGAACCGGCCACCGGGCGACCCGACTCCCCCGGCGAGCCCGGTGGTCGAGGTCCGCGACCCGGACACCCTGGCCCACGCCGAACGCGTGATGGTCGACGGTTTCCCGTTCCCGCAACTGCAACCGTGGGTCCGGGCGCAGGCGCTCCCGCCACGCGTGCTGGACCTGCCCGGCTGGCGGGTGTGGCTGGCCTACGACGACGGGCAGCCCGCCGCCGCCGCGTACACCTACGACGACGGGCAGGCCACCGGCCTGTACTGGCTGGCCACCCTGGCCGAGTTCCGGTCGCGGGGCCTGGGCCGGGCGGTGCTGTCGGCGGCGATCGCGGCCCGTCCCGACCAGGTGTTCACGCTGGTCGCCACCGAGGCGGGCCGGCCACTGTACGAGGCGATGGGGTTCGCGGTGGTGCGGATGGCGACCTGGCACACCAGGCCGCCGATCCTCACCGCCTGAGCGTCACCAGGTCCACTTCTGCAACGCCGCCCCGGTACACGTGACGATCTTGACCTGGGCGGCGTTGGTGTTGGCCGCCGCGGCCAGGCACAGCGTCGTCTTACTGACCGGCCGGACCGTGCCGTCGGCACCGAACTGCCAGCGTTGCGCCCCGGTGCCGTTGCAGCCGAACTGCCAGATCCGCTGCCCGTTGACGAAGTTGCTGCTCGGCACGTCGGCGCACATCCCGAACACCCGCAGCGTGTTGTCGGTGAACCGGGTCAACGACTGCGCCTTGGTGTTGTTGCAGGTGTAGGTCTGCAGGTAGGTCCGGGCGGTCAACGCCGACTGGGGGATGTCGACGCATTTGCCGGTGCTGTTCTTCAACGGACTCATCAGCGGCGTCGGCGCCTTCGCGACCTGCACCATCCGGGCCACCGACGGGACCCCGGCGGCGTCGGTGACGAACAGCATGTACCAGCCGGGCGGCGCGACCCCGCCGGTCGGCGGGCCGGTGACCGTCAGCGTGGTCCCGGAGACGCTGTATTTGAGTGGGATGTACCGCTGGCCCTGGTCGACGCTGTGGGTGACGTCGGCCGGCGCGACCAGCCCGACCTTGCGGATGTCCGCGGCCTGCGGGCTGGTCAGGGTGAACGCGGCGCCGATGCCGACGGTGGCCGGGCCGCCGGTGATGACCGGTCGGGCCGCCGGATCGCCGCTGCCGTCCTTCTTGAACAGGTACGGCGGGCTGAAGTACTCGACGTTCTTCTCCAGGTATCCGGCGGTCATGCAGCCGCCGCAGATCCCGCCGCCACCGGTCATCACCCGACCGTCGGGCAACAGCGCGGCCGTCGAGTGGTACTGCCGGATGCGTTCGGCGGCCGACAGCACCGTCCACTGTCCGGTCACCGGGTTCCACAGTTCGGCGGTGGTGACGGCCGCGTCCAGGTCGACGCCCCCGTTGACCGCGGCGCTGGTCAAACCGCCGGTGACCAGCACCGACCCGTCGGCCAGGACCGTCGCGTTGTGCTGGCGCCGGCCGGTCGACATGGCTCCGGTGGTGGTGACCGTCGGGACCAGACCCTTGTTGGCGTCCAGGATCACCGCGGTCCGGGTGGGTCGTTTCGCGACACCGTCCTCGGTGATGCTGCCCCCGCCGACCACCAGCGTCTTGCCGATGTCGTAGGTGGCGAAACTGCCGTAGTCGCGGGTGATGCCGTCACGATTGGCGGTGCCGGTGATCGCCGCGTTCCCGGCGGTGGTGACCGTCCAGCCCGTATTGTAGGGACCGAAAAGACCCAATTGTGTGTCGGGGCGGGAAATCATGAACGGATAGAGTCTCGCGTTGTATTTCGTGAAGTTCGGCAATTGGCGAATCGCGCCGTTCGTCTGATAGACCTCGGCGGTGGCCGGTCCGCCTCCGATGATCACTTCTTCACCGTTCGCCATTCTCGTCACCGACGGATACCAGCGGGCCGCCGCCATGTCCGTCCCGCGGGTCCAGGTTTCGGTCCGCCAGTTGAACACGTAGGTACGCAGGGTCCCGGCCAGTTGTGCGTTGGCGTTTCCACCGGCCACCAGAATGTTGCCGTCGGCCAGATGCGAGAACCCGGCACAGAACAGGTTCGTGCCCTGCAGGTCGACACGCTTCTCGGTGTCGTCGGCCGGGTTCCACACCATCGCCCGGGTGAAGTCGTGGGTCGGGTAGTCCTCGGCCGCGTTGTCGCCGACCGAATCCCAGATCAGCACCTTGCCGTTGGGCAGCACCGCGGTGAACACCGGCACCACCGTGGTGTCGACGACCGAACTCCACTGCCCGGACACACCCGGGTCGGCGTCCGCGACCGAGGCCCTGACCTCGGCGCGGCCCGGTCGCCGGCCGGTCTGACGCTCGATGCGGGCGGCGTTCTCGGCGGTCTTCTTCTCGATCTCGTGCAGCGGCACCCCGACCAGGTCCTGCGCCCGATGCTCGGCGTCGTCCTGCGCACCGCCGTACCCGTGAGCGTGCTCGTGCGGCGCGGCCGGCGGCTGAGCCACCGAGGGGATCGCGGGCGCCCCGGACGCCGACGTGGCGACCAGGAATGACGCCGACAAAAGGCAAGCCGCTATCACCGTACGTATTATTCGCATGGCATTGTCGTCCCTTCACCGATCGCGCGGCCGGGACCTTATGAGCAGGCTTGATCAGGAAATTCCCCGTGATTTGTCTCGTGCCGCCCCCGTCAATGTTCAATGCGGCCACCATAACCCTTAACCGAGTTGTCCATCAATATTCACCGGTGGCACTTCCGGGCTCGGAACGCTCACCCGTTCGGCCAGCCGACTGTCGGTTCGGCGATACTTGCCGGATGTCCGAAGAGATCCTTTCCGGCGGCAACACCGGCGGCGCGGTCCGGTCCGGCGACACGGTCCGCCGCGCCGGCGGCGCGTGGACGCCGACGGTGCAACGATTGCTGGGCCACCTGCGCGGCCACGGTCTGACGTGGGTGCCGCAGCCGTTCGGTACGGACCACGCGGGCCGTGACACCGTGTCCTACCTGCCGGGAACCGTCCTCAACGGAGACCTTCCGCACTGGGTGTGGGCCGACGACGTGCTGGTCGACGCGGCCCGGCTGATGTCCGCGCTACACACGGCGACCAGCACGTTCGACCGCACCGGGGCGGTGTGGCGGATCCCCGCCCACGAGCCCGCCGACGTGGTGTGCCACAACGACTTCGCCCCGTACAACATGGTGTTCACCGGCCGCACCCTGACCGGGGTGATCGACTGGGACACCGCGTCGCCCGGCCCGCGGGTGTGGGACCTGGCCTATCTCGCCTACCGGCTGGTGCCGTTGACCGACCCGGCCGACACCGAGGCCCTCGACAACGGCATCGCGCAACGCTCCCGGCGGCTGCGGCTGCTGTGCGCGGCCTACGGTACGCACGCTCCCGACCCGGCCGACGTGGTCGCCGTCGCCGTCGACAGACTGTCCGACCTGGCCGTCTGGACCGAGACCCACAGCCCGCACCTGGCATCGCACGTCGCCCTGTACCGGCGTGACGCCCGCTGGATCACCGACCACGCGGCGGTCCTGGCGTGCCGGTGACCGTGCAGGTGATCTCCTTCGTCGCGGCGGCCCCGGCCCGGGTGTTCGACCTGAAACTGGACGTGGACGTGCACGCCGCGTCCCAACACGCCGCCGGCGAGACCGCGGCGACCCGGGACGGCCGGCGGCAGCTGACGCTGGGCGACGAGGTGACGTTCCAGGCCCGCCACTTCGGCATCCGCTGGCGGATGACCAGCCGGATCACCGCCTACCAGCGCCCGGATGAGCCCGCCGACGCCGTCGGGTCGCCGCGAACCTCGGGCCGGTTCGTCGACGAGCAGGTCCGTGGACCGTTCGCGATGATGCGGCACGAGCATCTGTTCGAGGCCGACGGTGCCGGCACCCGGATGACCGACCGGATGAGCTTCGCCGCGCCGTTCGGGCCGCTGGGTGCGGTGGTGGCCCGCCTGGTGCTCGCGCCGCACCTGCGGCGGCTGCTGACCCGACGGGCGGCACATCTGGACGCCCTGGTCAGGGCAGGCGGGTGAGCCGGTCCAGGCCGCGTTGCGCGTTGCGGCGGATCCGTTCCACCGGGTCGCCGAGCATCACCCGCAGCAGCGGTACGGCGGTGGCGTCGCCGCGCATCGCCAGCCGGTTGGTGATGCCCGATCGGACGTCCTGGTCGGGGTCGCCGGTCAACGGCATCAACGCCGCGACGTAGCCCGGCCGCCGTAGCCAGGCGACCAGCCCGGCGGCCTTGGAGCGCACCGCCGGGTCGGGGTCGGTCAGGTAGCCGCGGGCGATCGCGTCGATCGGCCCGCGGTCACGTTGCCCGCCGACGGCTTCCAGAGCCGTGAACCGCAGTGCCGGGTCGTCGAGGGCGGCGACCAGGATCGGCAGGTCACGGGCATCGCCGATCAGGCCGAGCGCCCAGATCCGCATCGACGCGTCCCCGGTCAGCGCGAGCGCCTCCGCGCGGCTGGTCTCCGCCTCGAACTCGGCCAGGTATTCGATCTCGTCCTCGATCTCCCGGAAGTCGAATCCCTGATCGGCCGCGCTCCGAAGGCGCCGCAGCAGTTGCCCGAAACCCATGCCCGCAGACGCTACGTCACCGCCGCGTCGACGTCGTACACCCTGTGGGGCGCTGCCGGCTGGAACATCGTGACCACCGATCTGGAGCAGTACTGGGGTAAGGATCTGTCCGGCTACGACCCGGACGGACCGCTGCCCGACATCGAACCGGCCGACGGCGAGCTGGATCCGTCGCGGGGCACCCTGTCGCTCGAGCATCGGACCGGCAAGCTCCAGCGGATCGCCCAGTGGCGGCAGCGGGGCCTGTCGATCCGGGAGCTGGTGATCGACGTGCAGCCGCGGCACAACGTGTTCGTCGGTACGCCCGGTGACATCGCCGACGAATGGACCCGGTATGTGACGGCGCGGGCGGTGGACGGGTTCAACATCGTGCCGCAGCTGCTGCCGGGCACGGTCGAGGACATCGTCGACCGGCTGGTGCCCGAGTTGCAGGAACGCGGCGTGTACCGGACCGAGTACACCGGTGCCACGTTGCGCGAACATCTGGATCTACCGGCCGCCTAGGTTGCGGCGTGCAGCAGCAGGTAGGTCATCCGGTGCAGCCGGCCCCGCCCGGTCTCGGCGGCGGTACGGAACCCGGCCGCCGTCAACACGTCCGGGTTCAGGTCGTGGCCGGCGAAGTCGAGCACGTGCAGCCGCCCACCCGGCGCCAGCACCCGCCGCGCCTCCCGCAACGCCCGGTCCCGACCGGGTTCATCGAGGTGGTGCAGCATCAGCGACGACAGCACCACGTCGACACTCGCGTCGGGTAGCGGCAGGTCACCGGCGAACGCGTACTCGTAGCGGATCGGCAGAGCCCGCCGCGCCGCTTTGCGGCGGCCGCGGTCGAGGGCGGCACGGTCCGGATCGATACCCACGGCGTCGATTCCGGGGGTACGCCGTGCGAGCTCGGTCAGCAGGTTGCCGGTACCGCAGCCGATCTCCAGGACCCGCTGCCCGGCCCGCACGTCGGCCGCGTCCAGCAGCCGCCGGTGCAGACGCCGCGCCCCGAGCAGCCGACTCAACGGGTCGTACAGCGGCATCAGCCAGTGTCGGCCCATCCCGGGTAGATAGTCCCCCTCCGGGGTATGACGAAGTTTGGTCATGCCTCTAGCATCGACCGGGTGCCCACAAGCGCCAATGGTGGATCCTCGGCCGTCGTACGACATTCTTCGGTTCCGCTGGTGGGTTTTCCGCATCAGCCGGGCCGGCCCCCGATCGCCGTCGCCCGGTTCCCCGGCCATCCGATACACGCCGGCACCCACGCCCACGACTTCCTGGTGCTGTTCTACGCCCACCGCGCCGACGCACACGCGATGATCGACGACCGGCCGTGGACGGTGTCCGACGGTGACCTGTTCGTGCTGGCACCAGGCCAGGTGGTGGCGTTCGAGGCGACCCCCGTCGAAGGGTGGGTGGTGTGGTTCCCGGCCGAGGCGGTCCGCTCGGCGGGCATGTCCTGGCGCTCGCATCCGCTGCTGTTCCCGTTCGCCCGCGGCACCGACCGGGTCCAGCGGCTGCCCATCCCACCCGGCGACCGCGACCACTGGCAGGCCCGGTTCGCGGCCCTCGACACCGAACTGACCCACCGACGCGACGGCTATCCGCAGGCCGCGCTCGCCCATCTGACACTGCTGCTGGTCGCCGCGGCCCGCCTGTCACCCCGACCGGTCGACGATCCGCTGCTCGCGGCGGTCTTCGACGTCATCGAAGACCGCTTCACCCAGACGCTGTCGCTGGCCGAGGTCGCCGCCGCGGTCGCGCTCACCCCGGGCCATCTGACCACGACGGTACGTCGCAAGACCGGCCGTACCGTCCAGCAGTGGATCCTGCAGCGCCGCCTGCAGGAGGCCCGCCGCCTGCTGTCGGAGACGGACCTGCCGGTCGCGTCGGTGGCCCACCGCAGCGGCTTCCCCGACGTCTCGTACTTCATCAAACGGTTCCGCGCCGAATGCGGCGTCACCCCCGCCCGATGGCGTTGACCGACCCCAGAAACGCGCCCGCACCACCGTCTCGGCGGACGCCTTCGCCGCCCCGCACATCGTCGCCGACACCGGATGACACGACTCGTCATACCGCCCGCGGCCCGGCCCGCCGAGCCGGTTCCCGGCCCGACCCGCCGGTCCCCCCGAAGATCAGGATCGTCATCAAGCGCCCTGCCAACCCGGATCCCGACCGGTCGCCGCCAGCAGCCGCCCGAACCGGCCCACCTCCGGACCCACCTGCACGGCCGGGCCGAACGCACCCATCTGGCGGCCCATGTCCCCCATCGTCTCCAGGAACTCCGCCGTCGCCGCCAGCAGCGCCTCGTCGACCTGATACGGCTGCCCGGTCGCCGACGCCAGATCCCAGCCGTGCACCACCAGGTCGACGACCAGCATCAGCCCGAGCGTGCGCTGCGGCAGCCCCATCCCCGGCGACACCCCGTCCAGCACCGCCGGATCCGACCACGCCACGATCGTCGTGCCGGCGTCCACGGGGAACGCCTGCCGCCAGTCACCGACCAGAGCGTCCGCGGTGACACTCCAGTCGACCTCCCGGCGGGCGGCGACCAGCCGAAAATTACCGACCACCTGAAAAAGGTGGTTCAGCAGATCCCGGACCTGGAACCGCGCACACGGCGTGACCGACCCGAGCTGCTCGTCACGAACCCCGGCGACCAGCCCGGACACCGTCGGCACCACCCGCCGCAACAGATCACTGATCTCGGTAGACATCAGCCCACCCTAGAGACCGGCGGCCACGCCCGGCCACAACGATCCCCCGACCGGGGTCAGGCCCGCGCCGGGTCGGTCACCAGCAGCGGATCGTCGCTGTCGACCTCACCCGACTGCGCCTCGGCCGCGGTCACCCCGACCAGCTGCAGGAACCGGTCACCGAGTTGCGGGTCGACGGCCAGAATCACCACGGTCAGCCCCGACGGCGGCCCGTCGGTGTGCGGATACCCGGTGATCGGCGCCCCCAGATCAGCCCACTGACCCTCCTCGAACGGCTCCCCCGCCTCCCCGGCCAGCACCGCCAACCCGGCGACCCGGTCGAGCAGCAGGAACGGCCACTGCGGCGGCGACTGCTCCGCCCCGCGCACGACCCGAACCGTCACCTCGAAACCGTGCCGCTCACCCAACCCGTACGACACGAAATGCCAATGCCCGTCAGCCGGATAGGCCGACGCCGCCGGTAACGCGAACCCCTCAGCCGGATATGTCACATGCCACGGCTGCGCCTGGGGGTAGAGCGCGCTCATGGCCTCGGTGACGGTGTCCCACATCATCCCGGCATTTGATCATGACGATGGGTGTCCTGGGCAGCCCGCCAACCCCGCCGACGTCCCCCGGCCACCACCGCGGCCACCAGACCCGCCACCACCGCCAGCCCCGCACCACCGGCCGCGAACAGCCCCGCCCGCTCCCACGCCGGCCCCCGATCCGGCACCGCCACCGGCACCGCCGAGGTCTCCGGCACCGCCGCCACCACCGGCCCGGACTCCTCGGTCAACGCCCGATACGGGTCCAGCAGACCCACCCCGTACTGCGCACTACGCGCCCCACCCGGCGCCGGATCCGCCGACCGCAGCAACCGGTCGGCGATCTGGCCGGCCGAATCCCGCGGAAATCGCTCCCGCAACAACGCCGCCGTCGCCGACACGAACGGCGCCGCGAAACTCGTCCCCTGCACCGACCGGTAACCCCGCACCGGCGACAACACGGTCACCTGATCACCGAACGCCGCGATGTCCACATGCGGACCCGGCTGCGAATAATCCGCGAGGACCCCGTCCGGTTTCACCGCACCCACCCCGATCACCCCCGGAAACGCCGCCGGATACACCACCCCGGCATCCGCACCACCGTTACCCGCCGCCGCCACCACGACCACCCCGGCCCGGACCGCCTCAGCCACCGCGTCGCGCACCGCCGGATCGGGGTCGGCCATCACCAGCGAGATGTTGATCACGTCGGCGTTCGCCGGACCCGCCGCCCACCGGATCGCCTCCGCGAACGCGTCAGCACTCGACCGCGACCGCGGAATCTGCTGCTGCCCCTTGGTGTCGGTGTCCTCGGTCACCCGCACCGGAATCACCGTCGCCCCCGGCGCCAACCCCCGCACCCCACTGTCACCGTCCGGCAGACCCGCGATGATCCCCGCCACCGCCGTCCCATGCCCGACACAATCACGCCGCCCGTCGACCGCACCGTGCAACAGGTCCCGACCGGCCACCACCTGCCCCTTGAGCTGCGGATTACGCACATCGACACCGGAGTCGACCACCGCCACCCGCACCCCGGCCCCGGTCGCCAAACCCGCCAACCGCTCCGGCGAATACGCCCGCAACTCCGCCGGCACACCCGACACCGCAACACCCGCACCCAGGCACTGCGCCGCCCACCCCGGCGACACCGGCACCACCACGGCACCCAACAGACCCGCCACCACCGCCGCGAACACCCGCACGCCACACACCCCCGCACCACAGTGACCGGCGTGGATGCTACCGGTGCCCGGTTGTGCCATCGGCACCCCGGCCGTTAGGTTGAGACCAGCCAATCTGCGGTGTGTGAGGGAAACCGGTGAGAGTCCGGTGCGGTCGCGCCACTGTGAACGGGCCCCCAGCCAGGGGGCCGGTGAGTCAGGACGCTCACGTGCCGCAGGCCCCATCGATCGGGACGCGTCATCCCGTAGGAGGTTCACTCCACCATGCCCAAGGCACAAGCCCTCACCACGCCCGCGGTCTCCGGCAAGCTCCTCGCCACCGCCGCCGGCTTCACCGGCCTCATGCTCCTGCTGGCCTACCTCGTCGCCTTCGACCAGGGCGCCCTCTCCCAGTCCGGCATGTACCTGCACGAGCTCATGCACGACGGCCGCCACCTGCTCGGTGTCCCGTGCCACTGAACCACCGGCCCGGCTACATCCAGCTCCTACTCCGCGGCCTGCTCGCGGGCCTCGCCGCCGGCCTGCTCGCCGGCGGCTTCGCCTACCTCGTCGGCGAACCGCACATCAACGCGGCCATCGCCATCGAAGAAGCCGCCGCACCACCCGGCGAACACGCCGACGACCCACTCGTCGACCGCGACGTGCAAAGCACCGCCGGCCTGTTCCTCGCCACCGGCCTCTACGGCGTAGCACTCGGCGGCATCCTCGCCACCGCCTACACCGTCCTGCGCCGCCACCTGCGCACCGACAGCGACACCCGAGCCGCGCTCGGGCTGTCCGCCGCCGCCCTCACCGGCATCGTCCTGGTGCCTTACCTCAAATACCCACCCAACCCACCCGCCGTCGGCAACCCCGACACGATCAACCAACGCACCGCCGCCTACCTCGCCGTCCTCGCCCTCGGCCTGGT of the Actinoplanes sichuanensis genome contains:
- a CDS encoding alpha/beta fold hydrolase; its protein translation is MAATVRLAHRTAGVPDAPPVVLLHGLGDSAADWDPVLDGLAARWRVFAVDLRGHGDSDRPGDYSFTLMRDDVLAFLDTAGRDRVALIGHSMGAVVAVLVAQAAPQRVSRLVLEDATVPRPGDLHRPPLPVPAEPTPYDFAVVNAIRAQLTDPDPAWWDDTDAVATPTLIVDGAGSDQRQAFLAESAARMPDARVVTIAAGHHVHRNAPEEFLDAVVRFLPRPGAASL
- a CDS encoding DUF2867 domain-containing protein, encoding MTVLDNTHERLLPVPAAAVGSLLDRIGRPGDPLWPAPTWPPIRLDRPVAVGATGGHGPVGYHVSAYRPGRLVEFTFDPRIGLTGTHTFEVVDHGEHACVLRHRLVGTATARMRLSWAALIGSCHDTVLEHLLDNAEHAVTGTVTAPVRYPWRARLAVRLMSVRLDATAVPSGSLIAQAIPRPDLADAYAARVGPGADTDPQTWADAIFRNPPAAVTALLRLRNLLVAPFGIERGDRTAFDTITGTDHEVLLGTDAEHLDFRASVLVEAGDDAVTVTLSTHAAARTRGGRIYLALVRLVHPIVVRAMLRRAAVETVRPRQGTPRVRSGARGDRPRS
- a CDS encoding TetR/AcrR family transcriptional regulator is translated as MVERRTRKPTATRLTVDDWTAAALEAMARGGLAAVAVEPLAARLGATKGSFYWHFANRDALIEAALHRWEADHTDAVIALVEAETDPLSRLRTLIGTVMESTAIPGADAIELAMLATADHPHVAAVLTRVTQKRLAYTAQLFEGLGLAPPEARHRALLAVSAYLGHAQLAHATPTLVPGTPQERRTYVDRLIGLVTGP
- a CDS encoding GNAT family N-acetyltransferase, producing the protein MIYLRNAAAMWTALFPSARLDERLLRVDRPGTTRVILRQPPTSLTVAEVAGMALQSRVVVEDVFTSPDAEPVFPNSRAVCMPVMNRPPGDPTPPASPVVEVRDPDTLAHAERVMVDGFPFPQLQPWVRAQALPPRVLDLPGWRVWLAYDDGQPAAAAYTYDDGQATGLYWLATLAEFRSRGLGRAVLSAAIAARPDQVFTLVATEAGRPLYEAMGFAVVRMATWHTRPPILTA
- a CDS encoding galactose oxidase-like domain-containing protein, translated to MSASFLVATSASGAPAIPSVAQPPAAPHEHAHGYGGAQDDAEHRAQDLVGVPLHEIEKKTAENAARIERQTGRRPGRAEVRASVADADPGVSGQWSSVVDTTVVPVFTAVLPNGKVLIWDSVGDNAAEDYPTHDFTRAMVWNPADDTEKRVDLQGTNLFCAGFSHLADGNILVAGGNANAQLAGTLRTYVFNWRTETWTRGTDMAAARWYPSVTRMANGEEVIIGGGPATAEVYQTNGAIRQLPNFTKYNARLYPFMISRPDTQLGLFGPYNTGWTVTTAGNAAITGTANRDGITRDYGSFATYDIGKTLVVGGGSITEDGVAKRPTRTAVILDANKGLVPTVTTTGAMSTGRRQHNATVLADGSVLVTGGLTSAAVNGGVDLDAAVTTAELWNPVTGQWTVLSAAERIRQYHSTAALLPDGRVMTGGGGICGGCMTAGYLEKNVEYFSPPYLFKKDGSGDPAARPVITGGPATVGIGAAFTLTSPQAADIRKVGLVAPADVTHSVDQGQRYIPLKYSVSGTTLTVTGPPTGGVAPPGWYMLFVTDAAGVPSVARMVQVAKAPTPLMSPLKNSTGKCVDIPQSALTARTYLQTYTCNNTKAQSLTRFTDNTLRVFGMCADVPSSNFVNGQRIWQFGCNGTGAQRWQFGADGTVRPVSKTTLCLAAAANTNAAQVKIVTCTGAALQKWTW
- a CDS encoding phosphotransferase; translated protein: MSEEILSGGNTGGAVRSGDTVRRAGGAWTPTVQRLLGHLRGHGLTWVPQPFGTDHAGRDTVSYLPGTVLNGDLPHWVWADDVLVDAARLMSALHTATSTFDRTGAVWRIPAHEPADVVCHNDFAPYNMVFTGRTLTGVIDWDTASPGPRVWDLAYLAYRLVPLTDPADTEALDNGIAQRSRRLRLLCAAYGTHAPDPADVVAVAVDRLSDLAVWTETHSPHLASHVALYRRDARWITDHAAVLACR
- a CDS encoding SRPBCC family protein, whose protein sequence is MPVTVQVISFVAAAPARVFDLKLDVDVHAASQHAAGETAATRDGRRQLTLGDEVTFQARHFGIRWRMTSRITAYQRPDEPADAVGSPRTSGRFVDEQVRGPFAMMRHEHLFEADGAGTRMTDRMSFAAPFGPLGAVVARLVLAPHLRRLLTRRAAHLDALVRAGG
- a CDS encoding HEAT repeat domain-containing protein produces the protein MGFGQLLRRLRSAADQGFDFREIEDEIEYLAEFEAETSRAEALALTGDASMRIWALGLIGDARDLPILVAALDDPALRFTALEAVGGQRDRGPIDAIARGYLTDPDPAVRSKAAGLVAWLRRPGYVAALMPLTGDPDQDVRSGITNRLAMRGDATAVPLLRVMLGDPVERIRRNAQRGLDRLTRLP
- a CDS encoding LLM class oxidoreductase; translated protein: MPETHARRRYVTAASTSYTLWGAAGWNIVTTDLEQYWGKDLSGYDPDGPLPDIEPADGELDPSRGTLSLEHRTGKLQRIAQWRQRGLSIRELVIDVQPRHNVFVGTPGDIADEWTRYVTARAVDGFNIVPQLLPGTVEDIVDRLVPELQERGVYRTEYTGATLREHLDLPAA
- a CDS encoding class I SAM-dependent methyltransferase, which encodes MTKLRHTPEGDYLPGMGRHWLMPLYDPLSRLLGARRLHRRLLDAADVRAGQRVLEIGCGTGNLLTELARRTPGIDAVGIDPDRAALDRGRRKAARRALPIRYEYAFAGDLPLPDASVDVVLSSLMLHHLDEPGRDRALREARRVLAPGGRLHVLDFAGHDLNPDVLTAAGFRTAAETGRGRLHRMTYLLLHAAT
- a CDS encoding AraC family transcriptional regulator, whose amino-acid sequence is MGFPHQPGRPPIAVARFPGHPIHAGTHAHDFLVLFYAHRADAHAMIDDRPWTVSDGDLFVLAPGQVVAFEATPVEGWVVWFPAEAVRSAGMSWRSHPLLFPFARGTDRVQRLPIPPGDRDHWQARFAALDTELTHRRDGYPQAALAHLTLLLVAAARLSPRPVDDPLLAAVFDVIEDRFTQTLSLAEVAAAVALTPGHLTTTVRRKTGRTVQQWILQRRLQEARRLLSETDLPVASVAHRSGFPDVSYFIKRFRAECGVTPARWR
- a CDS encoding TIGR03086 family metal-binding protein, which gives rise to MSTEISDLLRRVVPTVSGLVAGVRDEQLGSVTPCARFQVRDLLNHLFQVVGNFRLVAARREVDWSVTADALVGDWRQAFPVDAGTTIVAWSDPAVLDGVSPGMGLPQRTLGLMLVVDLVVHGWDLASATGQPYQVDEALLAATAEFLETMGDMGRQMGAFGPAVQVGPEVGRFGRLLAATGRDPGWQGA